The nucleotide window ATTTTGCGCCGAGGGCGGCTAATCAAATAATGCAATTGTCTAAAATTAATATTCCTGATATAATAGGATCTGATGCTCAAATACCTTCCGATTTATCAACATTACCTGCTTCAAATTACAATATGTACTATAACAAATACTAGATAAATTTTAATATATCATTTTAATACCACGATTATGATACAAACAAATACCCCCTACACGCACACAGGAGTCGCTGTTTCCCTTACAGGGACTCTATTAGTAGAAATAGTAAACTGGCAAATGTTTAAAGACTTTGCTATTTATGAAATTGAAGATTCAATTATTTTGGAGAGTGGCGCAAAACACTTAATTAATTCACGCCAAAAAAGATTAGAGATTGTTGAGATAAATCAGTTCGATGCTTATTTAAGCACATTGGAGATTGATTTTGCTTCAATGCCAAAGTTTGAAAGAGAATGGCTTAAAGCTAAATTAGCTCTATTAGCATTTGTTCAAACAGATTTACTTGATGATAATATTCACACGATTTACAATTTGTTGCCCGAAAATTGGGTGTTGTCAGAATAATGCTAGGCTTCCTACTTTTCATAATCGCCTACCTGTTGTTTTGGCCGTTGTCGTTGCTAAACTTCTTTTTTGTAGAAGATAAAAAAGGCTATTTCCGTTCATCAGCAAAATCAATTGACATATTTGCCTGTAGAGAGTTTCGAACCTTTTGGAACAAAAAATTAATAACCAAAAACGGTTACAAGTTCGGCAAGGAAGGAGAAACGATTTCAAGTGCTTTGGGTAAAAACATACTACTTGGATCATTGACCAAAACAGGGAAAGTCCTCGTTTGGATTTTGAGTGAAAAACATTGCTTGGATGCAATATTTGAAATCCATTAGTTAGAAGGTATTTCTCAGGAGACGGGAAGTAAAAAGTAGTCCTCCAACAATTAAAAACTTCTCACGGATTTTAATTTTAGCACCAAAGCCAGCGTTGGAGGACATAAGTCTTCTAGTGCTGGCTTTTGCTATTTTATATAATCCGTGAGAGGTGCAAATATAGAATAATCAATCATCAATCAAAAATCAAATGAATAAGTATCACCAAATCTTAAACAAAATTATCACCAAAGGAAAGGTGCAACAAAACAAAAAGGGTTCAATCACTTACCTTTTGAACCAGCCGCTCGAACTAAAGCCAATTGACCTGTTGGAGCTGTTCGAGGGGCACGCTGTTGCACGAAAAAAGCTAAAAGATGAATTAGGTCTGTTTATGGCCGGTGAACGCTCTACGGAGGCATATCGTGATATTGGCGTAACGTGGTGGGATTATTGCGGGCCTATCCTTGTAAATAGCTATCCTACGTACTTTGAGCAGTTGCCACGGCTTATTGAACGCATCAATAAGGAAAAGCGCGCCTCAAAGAACTATGTGTTGTTCCTTGGTTCCAACAACACTGAGAGCAACCAACAGCCGTGCCTTAGCCTAATACAGTTTCAAATAGAGAAAGGAAAGCTCGTTGTAAGTGCTTACCAACGTAGTTCTGACGCTAATCTAGGCTTACCCGCGGACATCTATCACTTGTATCTCATAAGCAAACAAATTGCGCTGCCATTGAAGTCTATTACGTTGTTCCTGGGCAACGTTCATGTGTATGAGAATAATATTGAAGGGACTAAGGAGCTATTGAGCGGCGAATCGGTTAAATTTAATTTAAACGTTGGTTAAATGGTGTTTAAATTGTAGTTAAAAAGCCTGCACGGTAACGTACAGGCTTTGCTTGTTTTAGGTGAAAAAATGTACATTTCATTTTAGATTTGTGTACATTTTAATTTTGCGATTATAAATAAAGATAAAAATATAAGTTTTAACTTTCAAAATAGCATTTTTTAGTTAACAAAATGTTAATATATACTACTATGCGATACAAGATACTATCTTTTGAACATATATTTGTATAAGAAATTACTAGGTAAGTTGCTTTTTAATTTTCAACAATCAATTATTACTCAATCATCAATCAAAAAACGTAATCAAAAAAATCAAAAAAAATGGAAACTTCAACCGAAAGAAACATTGCCGCTCTGACCCATTTGAGCACTTTGACCCAATATTTTATTCCTTTTGGAAATTATATTTTTCCTATTGTATTTTGGACATCCAAAAAAGACCAATCGGAATTTGTAAACCATAACGGGAAACAAGCATTAAATTTTCAATTGAGCATATTAATTTACTCACTGGTTTTGGCGGTAATTGCTATTCCTATATTTCTTTATACCGTTTTGAAAAACATCTCTTTTAATGATATTATACATAATGTTGACGAAGATGTCATTTTTCAAAATTTTAATTATGCAGACAGTATAGGGATTTTGACAATTGCAGTTTTGGCACTTTTAATAATTGCCATTATTAAAATAGCCGAATTCTTTTTGGTCATCTATGCATCGGTCAAAGCTTCGAATGGCGAAGAATATAATTATCCGTTTACGATACCATTTTTGAAATAGGTTTTTTAAAGTAATTAGTCCTTAGTTGTTAGTCCTTAGTCTTTTGAAATTAAAAGGATTCATCTTTAACAATTAAAAAAAAAATAAAAGCTAACAACTAAGGACTAACAACTAAGGACTAATTACTAAGTACTATAATAATCATCAATCATCACCCGAGGCGCAGACGAATTGTTTGGAGCGTAGCGGAAAAAATCAAAAAATGAACAGTTTAATCAAAAAATCAACTCAAATTGCAACATTATGAACATTGAAAACACTAAAGCCCAGATGCGTAAAGGTGTTCTTGAGTTTTGTATCTTATCAGTTTTAAAAGAGAAAGACGCTTATACCTCAGAAATATTAGACACTTTAAAAAACGCTAAATTGTTGGTTGTGGAGGGTACCATCTATCCACTCTTGACCCGATTAAAAAACGATGGATTACTTAACTATCGTTGGGAAGAATCCACATCGGGACCGCCTAGAAAATACTATGGGCTGACCGAAATTGGACAAACTTTCCTAAAAGAATTGGATGGCACATGGACGGAACTGTCTGATGCCGTTAACTTAATAACCAACCAAAAATAATAGTCATGAACAAAACTGTAAACATAAATCTAGGTGGAATGTTCTTCCATATTGACGAAGATGCATACCAAAAATTAACCCGATATTTTGATGCAATAAAAAAATCACTGTCAAAATCATCTGGACAAGACGAAATTATCAAGGATATCGAAATGAGAGTTTCGGAATTATTGACTGAAAAACAAAAATCGGAAAAACACGTAGTGACTCTTAGAGAAGTAGACGAAGTGATTGCCGTTATGGGACAACCGGAGGATTACATTATTGAAGAAGATGGTCCAAGTCCAACAAATTACAGTACCTATTCGGCTCCAAGAACTACCAAAAAATTGTACCGCGACAAAGAAAACGGAATGATTGGTGGAGTTGCCACAGGTTTGGGGCACTATTTTGGGATTGATGCTGTATGGCTGAAAATTTTGTTTTTGGTATTCGTAATTGCTGGATTCGGAACAGGAATTTTGGTGTACATCATCCTTTGGATTGTAACTCCTGAGGCGGTAACAACCTCTGAAAAACTGGAAATGACCGGAGAACCAGTTACTATTTCGAACATCGAAAAAAAAGTTCGCGAGGAATTTGACAATGTTTCAGGCAAATTGAAAAATGTTGATTACGATAAATTTGGTAACCAAGTAAAGACTGGAGCTAATAAAATAGGCAGTGGACTAGGAGATTTCATAATGACTGTTTTTAAAGTTTTTGCAAAATTTCTTGGAGTATTATTGATAATGGGAGGTTTAACTGTTTTGGTTTTACTTCTGATAGGAATATTCACTTTGGGGACAAGCGTTTCAATGCATTATCCTTGGCAAAGCTTTGTCGAAGCCGGAAATTTGACTGATTATCCTGTTTGGGCTTTTGGTTTATTAATGTTTCTTGCTGTAGGTATCCCGTTCTTTTTCATGACATTATTAGGGTTCAAATTGTTGGCTCCCAATATGAAATCGATTGGAAATATTGCAAAATACACTTTATTGGGAGTTTGGTTAATCGCAGTGTCATTGGCTATATCTATTGGAATCAACCAGATGACAGCTTTTGCGATAAGCGGAAGAACCGTTAAAAAAGAGACAATTGCTTTAAAACCAGCAGATACACTGTTGATAAAATTCGTACACAATGATTACTTTGCCAAAGATGTAAACGATCGAAATGATTTTATGATTACAAAAGACTCTTCGGATAATGATATTATTTATTCTAATAATGTTCACATCAAAATCCAAAAATCAGATGAAAAATACGCCTATCTTCAAATTGATAAGGAAGCCAAAGGAAAGTCATTGACAGAAGCTAAAAAAAGATCGGAAGCAATTCGTTACGGCTATAAAATAATCGGGAACCAATTGATTTTGGATAATTATTTGATTACAGAATCCAAAAATAAATTTCGTGACCAAGAAGTAGAAATCATACTTTATTTACCAGAAGGAACTTTGTTTAAAACAGATTCTAGTGTTCAGGATTATGACTGGTCTGATGATGAATTTTTCAATCTTCATTATAGCTCAGACAAATACACTTACAAAGTAGATGAATCAAAAGTAAAATGCTTGGATTGTCCAGCCGATGAAAATGATCACGATGATTTGGAAAACAACGACAGCGAAACCAACGTGACCATTACAAAAAATGGTGTTACTATCGAAAAAGATTCGGTTGTTAAAACCAAAAAAGAATTTAAAGAATTGAAAATAAACAAAGACGGTATAATTATCAAAACAGAATAGTCATGATAAAAGTCATCACAATAATCACAAATTTCATAGTCGTTACTCTGATGGCCTTGCTTTTTGGGTCCTGTAACCAGATAGGAAATATGAATTCTATAACTGGCAGTGGTCACGTAACTACCGAAAAAAGGGAAGTTTCGGGTGATTTTAAAAGTGTAACCGTAAGCAATGCACTTGACCTTGTTATTGAACAATCAGACAAAACAGAAATCATTGTTGAGGCCGATGATAATTTGCAAAAAGAAATTACCACAAAAAACGAAAACGGCACGTTGGTAATTTCTTGTTCAAAAGGTAATTTTAATAATATCACTTCAAAAAAAATAACAGTAAAAATGCCTGTTATAGAGGGATTAGAAGCTTCTTCGGCAGCAACGATAAATTCTGGTACGACACTAAAAGGAATTATTCTTTCTTTAGTATCATCAAGTGGAGCATCCATACATGCCTCAGTCGAATACGAAATTATTCAATTGAACGGAAGCAGCGCGAGCAACCAGGACATTAAGGGTAAATCCTTACAAATTGAAGCAAAAACTTCTAGTGCAAGTGTTATTGATGCTACAGACCTATTAGCAAACTTAGTAGTGGCCAGTTCATCCAGCGGTGGTTCGATAACCGTGCAACCGATCGTAAAATTAAAAGCAGAAGCTTCAAGCGGAGGAAGTATTTCTTACAAAGGATCGCCAAAATCGGTTCAAAAAGAAGAAAGTTCAGGTGGAAGTATTCATCAGGATTAATCTGTCAAACTCAAAAAAATCAAAAATCACCTATCAAAATGGGTGATTTTTTTATATTTGCATCTCAACCCAAATTGTATAAAATGAAATATTCATGCTTATTTGTATTCTTCTTTTTAGCCACCACATTGACTATTGGTCAAAATAAAGAAAGAATAAAAGGTTCAAAAAATGTTGTTGAAAAAACGAAAGAAGTTGGAGAATTTTCTGCTGTGGAAATCGAAGACAATCTGACTGTTTTTCTAGAAAAAGGAGATAAAAACGAGATAAAAATTGATGCAGACGATAATATTCACGACAATATTACCTTTGATCTAAAAGAAAAATCACTTCGAATTTATACTTCAAAGGAAATTACCAATTTTAAAAAATTAGTTCTTAAAATTAAATATACCAGTGAATTACATTCGGTAGTGGCAAAAAATGCAACCGTTATAAACGCGCTTGAAACTGTTATGTTGGACAGTGTTTCGTTTAAATCATTGGATTTTTCCAAATTATATCTGAATGTCAGTTCAAAGAATTTTTCATTGGTCGCTGATGACAAATCCAAAGTTGAATTGAATTTGAAAGCCGAAAAAGCAAATATTCAATTGAACAAAACTGCCCAAGTAAAAGCTTTGATTGCCTCGACAGACGCTTCATTGGACTTGTCCGAAAAAGCGACCGCAATCATTGAAGGTGATGTTGTCAATGGTTTTATCAAACAAAACAACAATTCGATATTTACAGGAAATAATTTTACAATAAAAAATGCAGATGTTACAGCCAAAGGAGCTGCAATCTGTAATGTATTGGCTGATACCTCACTAATAATTGATGCTGATAATGCTTCTAAAATCTTTGTACTTGGTAAACCTAAAATAGAAGTTCGAAAATTTCTTGGCGAAGCACAGTTGATTAAAAAAGCGAAATAATAGCGTTTTTTCTTTCTCATAAAAAAAGTCCCAAATTTTAAATTGGGACTTTTTTTTTAACCTTTTAAACCTTTTGAAATTTTTTAAAAGTAATTTAATGCTATTGCAAATTAACTAATTACTTTTTCTTCCACTTCAGATTCTTTAGCGGCCAAATAACGCTCAGCATCCAAAGCAGCCATGCAACCTGTTCCGGCAGCAGTAATTGCCTGGCGATATACATGATCGGCAGCATCTCCGGCTACAAATACACCTTCTACGTTTGTTTTTGAAGTTCCTGGAACATTTATAATGTAACCAGTTTCATCAAGAGTAAGATAATCTCTGAAAATATCAGTATTTGGTTTATGGCCAATAGCAGCAAAGAAACCAGTTGCAGGAATGTCAAAAATTTCTCCAGTAGTTTTGTTTTTTGCTTTTACTCCATTTACTACTTGACCGTCTCCTAAAATCTCAACTGTATCGTGGTTCATCAAAATAGAAATATTTTCTGTTTTGCGAACGCGCGCTTCCATAATTTTGGACGCTCTGAATTTATCACTACGAACCAGCATTGTTACTTTGGAACATAATTTGGATAAATAATGAGCTTCTTCACAAGCCGAATCTCCAGCTCCTACAATTACAACTTCTTGATTTCTGTAGAAGAATCCGTCACAAACGGCACAAGCCGAAACTCCACCTCCCATTTTCAAATAATGTTGCTCTGATTCCAAACCTAAATATTTTGCTGAAGCTCCTGTTGAGATAATTACAGTTTCGCAATGCAATTCTATTTTGTCATTAATCCAGACTTTATGAATGTCTCCAGAGAAATCAACTTTGGTAGCCCATCCATCACGTACATCTGCACCAAAGCGTTGTGCCTGCTGTTGCAACTGAATCATCATTTCGGGACCGGTAACTCCATCTACATAACCTGGAAAATTTTCCACTTCATTGGTCGTTGTCAATTGACCTCCCGGCTGCATTCCTTGGTACAATACAGGATTCATGTTGGCTCTGGCGGCATATATCGCAGCAGTATAACCCGCTGGTCCGGAACCTATAATAAGGCATTTAATTTTTTCTATTGTATCTGACATAATTATATTTTTTTGAGTTACAAATGTAAACTTTATTACTAAAAAATACCTACCTAAATAAATCCAAAAAACTGATACAGAAATAAATTTTAATTATTTTAAAAAAATGTTTTGAAAAGCAGAATAAAAACCTATCTTTGCACTCGCTTTTCGGGGTGTAGCGTAGCCCGGTTATCGCGCCTGCTTTGGGAGCAGGAGGCCGCAGGTTCGAATCCTGCCACCCCGACAAAAAGCCGAACAGTGATGTTCGGCTTTTTTTGTGCCAAAAAAAGTTCCGTAAAACCGATAGTTAAAAATCGGATCAATCCTAAAACCTGTGGGGAAGTAAAATTTATGCATAGATATTGGTTAGCCTGAAAAGGAAGAATCCAATGTTTCTAAGGATCAATCCCAAAACCTGTGGGGAAGTAAAATTTATGCATAGATATTGGTTAGCCTGAAAAGGAAGAATCCAATGTTTCTAACCCCTCTAAATTGAGATCTAAACGCTTTTATTTTTGCATTAAAAGATTCAGCTGAAGCATTGGTACTTCTGTTATCAAAATAATTCAAGATTGTTTGATAGTGATTCTCTATTGATCGTGAGATTGTGTTAAAGGATTTAAATCCGGATTGATTTACTTTCTCGTGCCATTTAGCCAATCTTGAGAGTCCAATAATTTTATTCTGTGTATTCTCGAAGATGTTTCTTAAGTCTTGAGCTAATTCATATGCTTTTTGGATTTCAGGATATAAATCGAACAATATTATAGCTCTAATTATTTGGCTTTTTGACCATTTAGACTTGTTTTTGTTGAGAAAGTGCCGGCTTCTGGCTAATAATTGCTTATTGGTATCTCCATTTGATAACATTTGAGATTCGTACTTAATTTTACTGCTTTTAGCCTTCTCAATAGCTTCGTTTTCTAGGTCTATCGCTTGCCAACGGTATTTTACTCTGATTTCTTGTAAAGCGTCTAGTGCTAGTTTTTGAACATGGAAACGGTCGGTGACTTGAATTGCATTTGGAAAACATTTCTTGGCTATTAATCCCATATTTGCTGCCATATCCAAAGTAATTTCTTTGACTTGCTTGCGCTGTTTGATTGGGATTTGTTCAATGAAAGATATTACCGTTTCCGCTTTAGTTCCAGCAATCATAGCAACTATGGTTCCTTTTCTTCCTTTAGCCGCTTTGTTGGTTACAACGGTATATAGTTCGCCATTGGAGAGGGAAGTTTCATCTATTGACAAGCGTTTGCCTATATTTTGGGGAAAGAGAAGCCATTTTTCCGCATGTTTGAGTTGATCCCAAGCTTTGAAATTACTTAAAAACTCTTTGTATTGATATTGTAAATTTCTACCTGAAACTCCATAGAAAGAGGCAATGGCATTACAATCATTTGGTTTGGAATCTATTGATCTCTTTTAAAAAAGACGCAAACTCTTGTGTTACTCGAGTGCCGTCCGCTACTAAACTCCAATCTCTAAACGCCACTTTTCCAGTGTCTTGGTTAAGCCATCTTCTGCGAGTGATATGCAAATACACTTGGTGTCCTCGGATAGGAAAATCCTGCACCGTTATCTCATCAAAGAATCCTTTTGAACTTAATTTAGACGCCCTGTATTCTTTAGGAACTGAATTAATCTCTCTAAGGTACAGATGAAGTATCTCATCTCCTTTTTCATAAGAAGTAAGTTCAAAATAATCTACAATTATTTCAGGTAATAACAATTTAAGTAAGTCGATAAAGGAATCTTGCATTGGCATATAATATGAAATGACAAATGTCTAGATTTTTAAATTTCTCCACAACTTTTCGTCTTGATCCTAAAAATCCTTTTGGGGTATAAATAAAAAAAGCTTCGTTTACTGAAAACGAAGCTTTTTTTTTGATATAAGGCAATACTGAATTAATAATTATTATAGAAAACAACCTTATCTTCAAAAATTTGAGAGTTGTATTCTTTGGGGTACCGAATAAAAATCTGAATCCAAAAATAGCAAAAACTATAACGAAGTAGTCTTAAAAATATATTAAAGTTTTACTGAGTAAAAAGAGATTAATCGAATTTGGAAATTTTATTCTTAAAAAAAGATGACAATTTGACATTTTATAAGTTTTGGCAGTACTTTTGCAATCAAATAAACAATAAAAACATGTTTAAGAATATTTTTAAAAATAAAAGTAATATGACTACAGAAAATACAGAATTCGATCAAGAATTAGATGACGCGACTTTAGAGACTAATGCTAACGGAGAGCAACTTATTATTGAAGAATTAAGTGTTGAAGAGCAATTAACTCAAGACTTAGCCAAAGAAAAAGATAAGTTTTTGAGATTATTCGCTGAATTTGAAAATTACAAAAGACGTACGGCAAAGGAAAGAATAGAATTGTTCAAAACTGCCAATCAGGAAGTATTGCTTGCCATGTTACCAGTATTGGATGATTTTGACAGAGCAATTGTTGAAATCAGTAAGTCCGAAGATGAATCATTGGTTAAAGGTGTGGAATTGATTCACGAAAAACTAAAAGGAACTTTGGTTGCCAAAGGATTAGAGCAAGTTGAGGTAAGTGTTGGTGATTCTTTCAATGCTGATTTTGCTGAGGCTATTACTCAAATTCCAGCTCCTTCTGAGGATATGAAAGGGAAAATTATTGATGTTCTTGAAAAAGGATACAAATTAGGAGACAAAATTATTCGTTTTCCAAAAGTAGTGACTGGGAGCTAAAAAAATAAAATCCTAAAAATAAAATCCCAAATTCCAAATCTTTTGAGCTAATGTGTTTTTTGATGAAAAAGGATTAGTTTGCTAAGTTGGGATTTTGAATTTAAGATATTGGAATTTACTTTAAATTATTATGAAAAAAGATTTTTACGAAATATTAGGCATTTCAAAAGGTGCAGATGCTGCCGAAATTAAAAAGGCTTATCGAAAATGCGCATTGAAATACCATCCTGACAAGAATCCTGGAGACAAAGAGGCAGAAGAAAACTTTAAATTAGCTGCCGAAGCATACGAAGTATTGAGTGATCCTGCCAAAAAAGCAAAATATGACCAATATGGACACCAAGCATTTGACGGTTCTGGAGGATTTGGCGGAGGTCACATGAATATGGATGATATCTTTAGTCAATTTGGAGATATCTTCGGTGGTGGTTTTGGTGGTTTTGGCGGAGGAGGAGGTGGTCCTCGTCGTGCAAAAGGAAGCAATTTGCGTATTAAAGTAAAATTGACTCTTGAAGAAATAGCCAATGGTGTTGAGAAAAAAGTAAAAGTAAAGCGTAAAGTTCAGGCTCCGGGTGTTACTTACAAAACTTGTTCTACCTGTAACGGTCAAGGTCAGGTGATGCGAGTTACCAATACTATTTTGGGTAGAATGCAATCAGCTTCAACTTGTCCTACTTGTGGTGGTTCTGGTCAGATTTTGGACAAAAAGCCAAGTAATGCCGATTCTCAGGGAATGGTTGTGGAAGACGAGACTGTTTCTATAAAAATTCCTGCTGGTGTTGTAGACGGAATGCAATTGAAAGTTTCCGGAAAAGGTAATGATGCTCCAGGAAACAGCGTTCCGGGTGATTTGA belongs to Flavobacterium gilvum and includes:
- a CDS encoding thymidylate synthase, whose translation is MNKYHQILNKIITKGKVQQNKKGSITYLLNQPLELKPIDLLELFEGHAVARKKLKDELGLFMAGERSTEAYRDIGVTWWDYCGPILVNSYPTYFEQLPRLIERINKEKRASKNYVLFLGSNNTESNQQPCLSLIQFQIEKGKLVVSAYQRSSDANLGLPADIYHLYLISKQIALPLKSITLFLGNVHVYENNIEGTKELLSGESVKFNLNVG
- a CDS encoding DUF4870 domain-containing protein gives rise to the protein METSTERNIAALTHLSTLTQYFIPFGNYIFPIVFWTSKKDQSEFVNHNGKQALNFQLSILIYSLVLAVIAIPIFLYTVLKNISFNDIIHNVDEDVIFQNFNYADSIGILTIAVLALLIIAIIKIAEFFLVIYASVKASNGEEYNYPFTIPFLK
- a CDS encoding PadR family transcriptional regulator, producing the protein MNIENTKAQMRKGVLEFCILSVLKEKDAYTSEILDTLKNAKLLVVEGTIYPLLTRLKNDGLLNYRWEESTSGPPRKYYGLTEIGQTFLKELDGTWTELSDAVNLITNQK
- a CDS encoding PspC domain-containing protein, translating into MNKTVNINLGGMFFHIDEDAYQKLTRYFDAIKKSLSKSSGQDEIIKDIEMRVSELLTEKQKSEKHVVTLREVDEVIAVMGQPEDYIIEEDGPSPTNYSTYSAPRTTKKLYRDKENGMIGGVATGLGHYFGIDAVWLKILFLVFVIAGFGTGILVYIILWIVTPEAVTTSEKLEMTGEPVTISNIEKKVREEFDNVSGKLKNVDYDKFGNQVKTGANKIGSGLGDFIMTVFKVFAKFLGVLLIMGGLTVLVLLLIGIFTLGTSVSMHYPWQSFVEAGNLTDYPVWAFGLLMFLAVGIPFFFMTLLGFKLLAPNMKSIGNIAKYTLLGVWLIAVSLAISIGINQMTAFAISGRTVKKETIALKPADTLLIKFVHNDYFAKDVNDRNDFMITKDSSDNDIIYSNNVHIKIQKSDEKYAYLQIDKEAKGKSLTEAKKRSEAIRYGYKIIGNQLILDNYLITESKNKFRDQEVEIILYLPEGTLFKTDSSVQDYDWSDDEFFNLHYSSDKYTYKVDESKVKCLDCPADENDHDDLENNDSETNVTITKNGVTIEKDSVVKTKKEFKELKINKDGIIIKTE
- a CDS encoding head GIN domain-containing protein, encoding MIKVITIITNFIVVTLMALLFGSCNQIGNMNSITGSGHVTTEKREVSGDFKSVTVSNALDLVIEQSDKTEIIVEADDNLQKEITTKNENGTLVISCSKGNFNNITSKKITVKMPVIEGLEASSAATINSGTTLKGIILSLVSSSGASIHASVEYEIIQLNGSSASNQDIKGKSLQIEAKTSSASVIDATDLLANLVVASSSSGGSITVQPIVKLKAEASSGGSISYKGSPKSVQKEESSGGSIHQD
- a CDS encoding GIN domain-containing protein translates to MKYSCLFVFFFLATTLTIGQNKERIKGSKNVVEKTKEVGEFSAVEIEDNLTVFLEKGDKNEIKIDADDNIHDNITFDLKEKSLRIYTSKEITNFKKLVLKIKYTSELHSVVAKNATVINALETVMLDSVSFKSLDFSKLYLNVSSKNFSLVADDKSKVELNLKAEKANIQLNKTAQVKALIASTDASLDLSEKATAIIEGDVVNGFIKQNNNSIFTGNNFTIKNADVTAKGAAICNVLADTSLIIDADNASKIFVLGKPKIEVRKFLGEAQLIKKAK
- the trxB gene encoding thioredoxin-disulfide reductase produces the protein MSDTIEKIKCLIIGSGPAGYTAAIYAARANMNPVLYQGMQPGGQLTTTNEVENFPGYVDGVTGPEMMIQLQQQAQRFGADVRDGWATKVDFSGDIHKVWINDKIELHCETVIISTGASAKYLGLESEQHYLKMGGGVSACAVCDGFFYRNQEVVIVGAGDSACEEAHYLSKLCSKVTMLVRSDKFRASKIMEARVRKTENISILMNHDTVEILGDGQVVNGVKAKNKTTGEIFDIPATGFFAAIGHKPNTDIFRDYLTLDETGYIINVPGTSKTNVEGVFVAGDAADHVYRQAITAAGTGCMAALDAERYLAAKESEVEEKVIS
- a CDS encoding ISAon1 family transposase, coding for MDSKPNDCNAIASFYGVSGRNLQYQYKEFLSNFKAWDQLKHAEKWLLFPQNIGKRLSIDETSLSNGELYTVVTNKAAKGRKGTIVAMIAGTKAETVISFIEQIPIKQRKQVKEITLDMAANMGLIAKKCFPNAIQVTDRFHVQKLALDALQEIRVKYRWQAIDLENEAIEKAKSSKIKYESQMLSNGDTNKQLLARSRHFLNKNKSKWSKSQIIRAIILFDLYPEIQKAYELAQDLRNIFENTQNKIIGLSRLAKWHEKVNQSGFKSFNTISRSIENHYQTILNYFDNRSTNASAESFNAKIKAFRSQFRGVRNIGFFLFRLTNIYA
- a CDS encoding ISAon1 family transposase N-terminal region protein, translating into MQDSFIDLLKLLLPEIIVDYFELTSYEKGDEILHLYLREINSVPKEYRASKLSSKGFFDEITVQDFPIRGHQVYLHITRRRWLNQDTGKVAFRDWSLVADGTRVTQEFASFLKEINRFQTK
- a CDS encoding nucleotide exchange factor GrpE, translating into MTTENTEFDQELDDATLETNANGEQLIIEELSVEEQLTQDLAKEKDKFLRLFAEFENYKRRTAKERIELFKTANQEVLLAMLPVLDDFDRAIVEISKSEDESLVKGVELIHEKLKGTLVAKGLEQVEVSVGDSFNADFAEAITQIPAPSEDMKGKIIDVLEKGYKLGDKIIRFPKVVTGS
- the dnaJ gene encoding molecular chaperone DnaJ; the protein is MKKDFYEILGISKGADAAEIKKAYRKCALKYHPDKNPGDKEAEENFKLAAEAYEVLSDPAKKAKYDQYGHQAFDGSGGFGGGHMNMDDIFSQFGDIFGGGFGGFGGGGGGPRRAKGSNLRIKVKLTLEEIANGVEKKVKVKRKVQAPGVTYKTCSTCNGQGQVMRVTNTILGRMQSASTCPTCGGSGQILDKKPSNADSQGMVVEDETVSIKIPAGVVDGMQLKVSGKGNDAPGNSVPGDLIVVIEEVEHEFLKREGENLHYDLYISFAEAVLGISKDIDAVNGKVRIKLEEGIQSGKILRLKGKGIPSINGYGSGDLLVHVNVWTPKTLNKEQKQFFEKALTDDNFTPNPEKSEKSFFEKVKDMFS